In the Bacillus shivajii genome, one interval contains:
- the polX gene encoding DNA polymerase/3'-5' exonuclease PolX: protein MTAMNKKDIIQTLERIAIYLEIKGENAFKISAYRKAAQALERDERTIAEFDDPAKLQGIGKGTAAIINELVQEGASSTLTELEEELPEGLLPLLKLPGLGGKKIGKLYQELGVVDASTLKVACEKNKVQTLPGFGEKTEEKILAAIDELGKRPERLPIAQMIPVAEEIKSRLDRMEGIHRYELAGSFRRGREMVKDLDFILSTDDPVSAGEQLVSMENIKEIVGHGDTKVSIELQFDDLIVPIDFRMVEDDAFATTLHHFTGSKDHNVLMRQLAKDRGEKISEYGVESEETGEVKTFETETDFFNHFGLTYIPPEVREGYDEVERFESELPLVKMEDIRGDLHMHTTWSDGAHSIEEMIEACRSRGYHFMALTDHSKFLRVANGLSVERLKRQHEVVRKLNDQYEDFTIFTGIEMDILPDGSLDYENDVLEHIDFVIASIHSAFHQDEKTIMKRLQTALENPYVAMVAHPTGRLIGRRDGYPVDMEKLFDLAVETNTILELNANPNRLDLSSDWLKKAQEKGVKIAVNTDAHRIEMLDHMPIGVKAARRGWLKKETVVNTWTAEELRAFISKNR from the coding sequence ATGACGGCGATGAATAAAAAAGATATTATCCAAACGTTAGAAAGAATCGCGATATATCTTGAAATTAAAGGTGAAAATGCATTTAAAATTTCGGCATATCGAAAAGCGGCCCAAGCTCTTGAAAGAGACGAACGAACGATTGCAGAGTTTGATGATCCAGCAAAACTTCAAGGGATTGGTAAAGGAACAGCGGCAATCATTAATGAACTTGTTCAAGAAGGGGCAAGTTCAACACTCACAGAACTTGAGGAAGAACTCCCTGAAGGACTCTTACCATTATTAAAGCTACCTGGCCTAGGTGGGAAAAAGATTGGAAAGCTGTATCAAGAACTTGGCGTTGTCGATGCTTCGACATTAAAAGTCGCTTGTGAAAAAAATAAAGTCCAAACGTTACCAGGTTTTGGTGAGAAAACAGAAGAAAAAATATTAGCCGCAATTGATGAACTAGGGAAGCGTCCAGAACGCTTGCCAATTGCACAAATGATACCAGTAGCGGAGGAGATTAAGTCACGTCTCGATCGAATGGAAGGGATTCACCGTTATGAATTGGCAGGTAGTTTCCGGCGTGGGCGTGAAATGGTCAAAGACCTTGATTTTATTTTATCAACTGATGATCCAGTTTCTGCCGGTGAACAACTTGTTTCAATGGAAAATATAAAAGAAATCGTTGGTCACGGTGATACGAAGGTAAGTATTGAACTACAATTTGATGATTTAATTGTCCCAATCGATTTTCGGATGGTAGAAGATGATGCTTTTGCAACAACACTTCACCATTTTACAGGTTCAAAAGATCATAACGTCCTTATGCGTCAGTTAGCAAAAGATCGTGGTGAAAAGATTAGTGAGTATGGAGTGGAAAGTGAAGAAACTGGTGAAGTGAAAACGTTCGAAACAGAAACGGATTTCTTTAACCATTTTGGATTAACTTACATTCCACCAGAAGTGCGTGAAGGGTACGATGAAGTGGAACGCTTTGAAAGTGAGCTTCCACTTGTGAAGATGGAAGATATACGAGGGGACCTTCATATGCATACAACTTGGAGTGATGGGGCTCATTCGATTGAAGAGATGATTGAAGCTTGCAGGTCTCGTGGTTACCACTTCATGGCTCTTACAGACCACTCAAAATTTTTACGAGTTGCAAACGGATTAAGTGTAGAACGTTTGAAACGTCAGCATGAGGTTGTACGTAAACTAAATGATCAGTACGAAGACTTTACAATTTTTACTGGAATTGAAATGGATATCTTACCAGATGGGTCGTTAGATTACGAGAACGATGTGTTAGAGCATATCGACTTTGTCATCGCATCAATCCATTCTGCTTTCCATCAAGATGAAAAAACAATAATGAAACGATTACAAACAGCTTTAGAAAACCCATATGTTGCAATGGTAGCACATCCAACAGGGAGGTTAATTGGTCGAAGAGACGGCTATCCAGTCGATATGGAAAAATTATTTGATTTAGCAGTAGAAACGAATACGATTTTGGAACTGAATGCAAATCCAAATCGTCTAGATCTTTCATCCGATTGGTTGAAAAAAGCACAAGAAAAAGGTGTGAAAATTGCTGTAAATACAGATGCTCACCGAATCGAAATGCTTGACCATATGCCAATCGGTGTGAAAGCAGCTAGACGTGGCTGGCTGAAAAAAGAGACGGTTGTAAATACGTGGACAGCGGAAGAATTAAGAGCATTCATCTCGAAGAATCGGTAA
- the ltrA gene encoding group II intron reverse transcriptase/maturase: MERRVWYSLYDKVYKKANLVSAFYQVKKNKGAPGVDKVTIEGYEAKLEDNLEVLQQKLKGKRYRPKPVRRKMIDKDNGKKQRPLGIPAVEDRIVQASLRNVLEPIFEEEFLPCSYGFRPRISAHMALDKVTEHLRAGYHYVIDADLQSYFDTIPHDKLEQQIRKRVTDGSIIELIHRFLKAGVMVEDLYEDTPEGAPQGGVLSPLLSNIYLHQLDQLMTERGHRIVRFADDFIILCKSPKGAERVMRSVSRFLEKELSLTVNQEKTKVVDAMKEPFTFLGYEFIGNIRRIDPKKEVKFKERVREITRRNQTVDIQLLIQDKLNPYIRGWANYFRYGNVKNKFKEWDSWIRRRLRMVQLRSWRHIKNLHRLLRRKGWREENLRGIRMFAWRSSKSPMVHAALDNEFFSELGLVSLSSVHDERYL, from the coding sequence ATGGAAAGACGTGTATGGTACAGTTTGTACGACAAAGTGTACAAGAAAGCGAATCTAGTAAGTGCCTTTTATCAAGTAAAGAAGAACAAAGGTGCACCAGGGGTCGATAAAGTAACAATTGAAGGATATGAAGCAAAGCTGGAGGACAATCTAGAAGTGCTCCAACAGAAGCTAAAAGGTAAACGATATCGACCCAAACCTGTTCGACGAAAGATGATCGATAAAGATAATGGGAAGAAACAACGTCCACTAGGGATACCAGCGGTGGAAGATCGCATCGTACAAGCTTCTCTACGGAATGTATTGGAACCTATCTTCGAAGAAGAGTTTCTTCCGTGTAGTTATGGTTTCCGCCCAAGGATAAGTGCTCATATGGCTCTAGACAAAGTTACTGAACACTTGAGAGCAGGATACCATTATGTCATTGATGCCGATCTACAGTCCTACTTTGATACGATTCCACATGATAAATTGGAACAACAAATAAGGAAACGAGTGACGGATGGGTCTATTATCGAACTCATTCACCGTTTTCTCAAAGCAGGTGTCATGGTAGAGGATCTTTACGAAGATACTCCCGAGGGAGCTCCGCAAGGTGGTGTGTTAAGTCCGTTACTTTCGAACATCTACTTACATCAGCTTGATCAACTGATGACCGAACGTGGTCACCGTATCGTCCGCTTTGCGGATGATTTTATCATTCTTTGTAAAAGCCCAAAAGGTGCAGAAAGAGTCATGCGAAGTGTCTCAAGATTTCTTGAGAAAGAACTAAGTTTAACTGTCAATCAAGAGAAGACTAAAGTTGTCGACGCCATGAAAGAGCCATTTACATTCTTAGGGTATGAATTCATTGGCAATATTCGAAGAATAGACCCTAAGAAAGAGGTAAAATTCAAGGAGCGAGTGAGAGAAATTACTCGTAGGAACCAAACAGTTGATATCCAACTCCTTATCCAAGACAAGCTGAACCCCTACATTCGAGGTTGGGCAAATTATTTCCGCTACGGCAATGTGAAGAACAAATTCAAAGAGTGGGATAGTTGGATAAGAAGAAGGTTAAGAATGGTACAACTTAGAAGTTGGAGACATATAAAGAACCTCCATCGCCTTCTTAGAAGGAAGGGATGGAGGGAAGAAAACCTCAGAGGAATCCGTATGTTTGCTTGGCGAAGTTCCAAAAGTCCAATGGTTCATGCGGCGTTAGACAATGAGTTCTTTTCAGAGCTGGGACTCGTAAGTTTATCATCTGTTCATGATGAACGTTATCTCTAG
- a CDS encoding CvpA family protein produces MLSFLLFIALVISFFVGFRRGFILQLIHLLGFVVAFIVAYLYYQEVAHYIRLWVPFPQLSSESGMNLLVDAFKLEEVYYNGIAFAILFFVTKIVMQVVGSLFDFLAHLPILNMINRWLGGLFGFIEGLLIIVVLLHLAALIQLEMVQEILQGSSFAQMIFEYTPILSNQLKGLWSETQW; encoded by the coding sequence ATGCTGAGTTTTTTGTTATTTATCGCCTTAGTCATTAGCTTTTTCGTCGGTTTCCGCCGCGGATTTATTTTACAGCTCATCCATTTGCTAGGGTTTGTGGTCGCATTTATTGTTGCATATTTATATTATCAGGAAGTCGCACATTACATACGATTATGGGTGCCGTTTCCACAATTATCATCTGAGTCTGGGATGAACCTTCTTGTAGATGCGTTTAAATTAGAAGAAGTTTATTATAACGGAATTGCTTTTGCGATTCTATTCTTCGTGACAAAAATCGTGATGCAAGTCGTTGGATCATTGTTTGACTTCCTAGCTCATTTACCGATTTTGAACATGATCAATCGCTGGCTTGGTGGTTTGTTCGGTTTTATTGAAGGCTTATTAATCATTGTTGTCCTTCTCCATTTAGCAGCATTAATTCAACTTGAAATGGTTCAAGAAATACTGCAAGGGTCTAGCTTTGCACAAATGATTTTTGAGTATACACCAATTCTTTCAAACCAATTAAAAGGCCTATGGTCCGAAACCCAGTGGTAG
- the zapA gene encoding cell division protein ZapA, translating to MGEEHEKRRTSVTIFGQQYKIVGAEDPDHVKKVARLVDQKMKELKGNNPYLDTNKLAVLTAVNIGNDYLDLLKKIEEEQKDGD from the coding sequence GTGGGAGAAGAACACGAAAAGCGTCGAACGAGTGTTACAATTTTTGGGCAACAATATAAGATTGTTGGGGCAGAGGACCCTGATCATGTAAAAAAAGTTGCCAGACTCGTCGATCAAAAAATGAAAGAATTAAAAGGGAACAACCCATATTTAGATACAAATAAATTAGCGGTTTTAACAGCCGTAAATATAGGAAATGATTATCTAGATTTACTGAAGAAAATAGAGGAAGAACAGAAAGATGGGGATTAA
- the rnhC gene encoding ribonuclease HIII — protein MSYEVIQVEKSILEKMKITYADSLKPNPPQGAAFAAKTKGCSITGYRSGKVLFQGKEATLEANRWATNSKSTPQKKKATGKSVNDHQYQPPNNVTSLVLLGSDETGTGDYFGPMTVVCAHLSEEQMKTIEHWGIRDSKTITDDTIRTLAPKLLKECTYSLLVLKNEKYNDLQQKGMNQGQMKALLHHKAITNVMKKCAEQDLPYEGVLIDQFVQPNRYFEYLRSKGQSWRSEKPLYFATKAENIHPAVAAASVLARYSFLQEMDALETEVGLPLPKGAGAKVDAAAKEIVRHKGKDALYNCTKWHFGNTQKVLR, from the coding sequence TTGAGTTACGAAGTGATTCAAGTTGAAAAGTCGATATTAGAAAAAATGAAAATAACTTATGCTGATTCATTAAAACCAAACCCACCACAAGGGGCTGCATTTGCAGCTAAAACGAAAGGGTGCTCCATTACTGGGTACCGCTCAGGAAAAGTACTTTTTCAAGGAAAAGAAGCGACATTGGAAGCAAATCGGTGGGCAACAAACAGCAAATCTACACCTCAAAAGAAAAAAGCCACAGGGAAAAGTGTAAACGATCACCAATACCAGCCACCTAATAACGTTACAAGTCTCGTATTGCTTGGAAGTGACGAAACAGGAACAGGTGATTATTTCGGTCCAATGACGGTCGTATGTGCTCACTTGTCAGAAGAACAAATGAAGACGATTGAGCATTGGGGCATCCGTGACTCAAAAACAATTACTGATGATACAATTCGGACACTTGCGCCAAAGCTTTTAAAAGAATGTACATACAGCCTACTCGTCTTAAAAAATGAAAAATATAATGACCTTCAGCAAAAAGGGATGAACCAAGGACAAATGAAAGCTCTGTTACATCACAAAGCAATTACGAATGTGATGAAAAAATGTGCTGAACAAGACTTACCTTACGAAGGTGTTCTTATTGACCAATTTGTACAGCCGAACCGTTATTTTGAGTATTTACGATCAAAAGGTCAATCTTGGCGTTCAGAAAAACCACTTTATTTTGCGACGAAAGCAGAAAATATTCATCCAGCCGTAGCTGCAGCCTCAGTGCTTGCTCGTTATTCATTTTTACAGGAAATGGATGCACTAGAAACGGAAGTCGGCCTTCCACTCCCAAAAGGGGCCGGTGCAAAAGTCGATGCAGCAGCGAAAGAAATTGTCCGCCATAAAGGGAAAGACGCTCTTTATAACTGTACAAAATGGCATTTCGGTAACACTCAAAAAGTGTTGCGATAA
- a CDS encoding GNAT family N-acetyltransferase — MNIYETDDVKLITTLNRHVQNHHANMYPHIFKPYNENEIFTFFKEVMPKPQHKFYVLENKNIPIGYTWVEIKRSKESPFKKKQCSLYVHQISINESERGQGYGLYFMKHIENVAHQEKIHRIELDYWCKNTTAKEFYSRQGFVLLREEVYKDL; from the coding sequence ATGAACATTTATGAAACAGATGATGTTAAGTTAATTACAACCTTAAACCGTCATGTCCAAAATCATCATGCTAACATGTATCCTCATATATTTAAGCCTTATAATGAAAATGAGATCTTCACCTTTTTTAAAGAGGTAATGCCTAAGCCTCAACATAAATTTTACGTGCTTGAAAATAAAAACATACCAATCGGCTATACTTGGGTTGAAATAAAACGAAGTAAAGAGAGCCCTTTCAAAAAGAAGCAATGTTCTTTATATGTTCATCAAATTAGTATAAATGAAAGCGAACGTGGCCAAGGGTATGGCTTGTATTTCATGAAGCATATTGAAAACGTCGCTCATCAGGAGAAGATTCATCGAATCGAGCTTGATTATTGGTGTAAAAATACGACTGCCAAAGAGTTTTATAGTCGACAAGGTTTTGTCCTTCTTAGAGAAGAAGTGTATAAAGATCTTTAA
- a CDS encoding transposase: MKREKRIWNPNKYYHVMSRGIRNELFRNESDYQYFVDLIEFIHNKYKIEVVAYCLMKNHFHILIRTKTKSLSYVMRLLKWYYAQYFNKKYKLKGPVFETRFVSKQILDNRGLIICSRYIHFNPQKFVKDLETYKWSSYSYYLPTCDQPPDFLSTSPVLNQFPGTDQEKRKKYIEWCQY; encoded by the coding sequence GTGAAAAGAGAAAAAAGAATTTGGAATCCTAACAAATATTATCATGTCATGAGTAGAGGAATTAGAAATGAATTATTCAGAAATGAAAGTGACTACCAATATTTTGTAGATTTAATTGAGTTCATACACAACAAATATAAAATTGAAGTGGTAGCATATTGCCTTATGAAAAATCACTTCCACATTCTTATACGTACGAAAACCAAAAGTTTATCTTACGTTATGAGGTTATTAAAATGGTACTATGCACAATACTTTAATAAAAAATATAAATTAAAAGGCCCTGTCTTTGAAACTCGGTTTGTTTCTAAACAAATCCTAGATAATCGCGGTTTAATCATTTGTAGTCGCTATATTCACTTTAACCCCCAAAAATTTGTAAAAGATCTAGAAACTTATAAATGGAGTAGCTATAGCTATTACTTACCTACTTGCGATCAGCCACCTGATTTTTTATCCACTTCACCAGTCCTCAATCAATTTCCAGGAACAGATCAAGAAAAACGCAAAAAATATATTGAATGGTGTCAATATTAG
- the pheT gene encoding phenylalanine--tRNA ligase subunit beta translates to MLVSYQWLKKYIQIDDLTAEEVAEKLTRSGVEVDLVHAMNQGVKNVVVGKVLSCEKHPEADKLNICQVDVGEDEPVQIVCGAKNVAKDQYVAVAKVGARLPGGMKIKRAKLRGQTSEGMICSLQELGFEGKLVAKELAEGIFVFPTDMVPGEDALEHLNLHDEVLELDLTPNRADCLSMIGVAYEIGAILGREVTFPEENVNEGSEKASDYISVEVDAKEDNPYYGATIIKDVTIAPSPMWLQTKLMAAGIRPINNVVDVTNFVLLEYGQPLHAFDYDRFDSKKVLVRRATEGETIVSLDDVERTLSSEHLVITNGTEPMAIAGVMGGAKSEVQADTQHILLEAAFFKDTVVRKASRNLALRSDSSARFEKGVDPARVKKAAERAAELIADLASGTILSGVVAHDELSVEPHTVNITLEKINGVLGTEIDATTVKNIFKKLQFEYEEQDGHFTVFVPTRRNDIQIEADIVEEVARLYGYDNIPTTLPNTPTTPGGLTTVQQEKRKARRFLESTGVHEAVNYSLTTAEKESHFERGDQPRVKVALPMSEDRSTLRTTLIPHLLDALSHNKNRSMLDVSLYEIGSVFHTEEEKVTKQPNEKTMVAGAFMGAWHMHNWQGEKKAIDFFVVKGIVEGLLAELNVNGNVQYVQSERQGFHPGRTAEVRIGDEIVGMVGQIHPTTAKEWSLPETYVFELNLQKIVDHELKALRYTPIPRYPAMDRDIALVVDETVVAADVEREIIELGGDLLTAVSLFDVYQGEHLESGKKSLAFSLRYQDPEKTLTEEDVTTVHEKVLAGLEERLGATLRS, encoded by the coding sequence GTGCTTGTATCATATCAATGGTTAAAAAAATACATTCAAATAGATGACCTCACTGCCGAAGAGGTAGCTGAAAAGTTAACACGTAGCGGGGTTGAAGTTGACCTTGTTCATGCAATGAACCAAGGTGTGAAAAATGTCGTGGTTGGAAAAGTGCTCTCATGTGAAAAGCACCCAGAAGCAGATAAATTAAATATATGCCAAGTAGATGTAGGTGAAGATGAGCCAGTACAAATTGTTTGTGGTGCGAAAAACGTAGCAAAGGACCAATATGTTGCGGTTGCTAAAGTTGGTGCCCGTCTTCCGGGTGGTATGAAAATTAAACGTGCAAAACTACGTGGCCAAACTTCAGAGGGAATGATCTGTTCATTACAAGAGCTCGGTTTTGAAGGCAAGCTTGTTGCTAAAGAATTAGCGGAAGGGATCTTTGTTTTCCCAACAGACATGGTGCCAGGAGAAGATGCACTTGAGCACTTAAACCTTCATGATGAAGTGTTAGAGCTCGACTTAACACCAAACCGAGCAGACTGCTTAAGCATGATCGGGGTTGCTTATGAAATCGGTGCAATTCTTGGCCGTGAAGTGACTTTCCCTGAAGAAAACGTTAATGAAGGTAGCGAAAAAGCTTCAGACTACATTTCCGTTGAAGTAGACGCGAAAGAAGATAATCCGTACTACGGTGCAACAATCATTAAAGACGTAACAATCGCACCGTCACCAATGTGGCTGCAAACGAAATTAATGGCAGCTGGTATTCGCCCGATTAACAATGTCGTTGACGTAACGAACTTCGTTTTACTAGAATACGGTCAACCATTACATGCTTTTGATTACGACCGTTTTGACTCTAAGAAAGTCCTTGTTCGTCGAGCAACTGAAGGAGAAACGATCGTTTCTTTAGACGATGTTGAGCGTACGTTGTCATCAGAGCATCTCGTCATTACAAATGGAACAGAACCGATGGCGATTGCGGGTGTCATGGGTGGAGCCAAATCTGAAGTTCAAGCGGACACGCAACATATTTTATTAGAAGCAGCATTCTTTAAAGATACAGTCGTACGTAAAGCAAGTCGTAACTTAGCTCTTCGCAGTGATTCAAGTGCTCGTTTTGAAAAAGGTGTTGATCCAGCTCGTGTGAAAAAAGCAGCTGAGAGAGCAGCTGAATTAATTGCTGATCTTGCAAGTGGAACGATTCTATCAGGAGTTGTTGCACACGACGAGTTAAGCGTAGAACCACATACTGTAAACATTACGCTTGAAAAAATAAATGGTGTTCTTGGAACAGAGATTGATGCAACGACTGTAAAGAATATTTTCAAAAAACTACAGTTTGAATACGAAGAGCAAGATGGTCACTTCACTGTTTTTGTTCCAACTCGTCGTAACGACATTCAAATTGAAGCGGATATTGTTGAAGAAGTCGCGCGTCTTTACGGTTACGATAACATTCCAACGACGTTACCAAACACACCGACAACACCAGGTGGTTTAACGACGGTTCAACAGGAAAAACGTAAAGCACGCCGTTTCTTAGAAAGCACCGGCGTTCATGAAGCAGTGAACTACTCTTTAACAACTGCTGAAAAAGAATCGCATTTTGAACGTGGTGATCAGCCACGAGTGAAAGTCGCATTACCGATGAGTGAAGATCGCAGTACACTAAGAACAACACTGATCCCGCACTTACTTGATGCACTAAGCCATAACAAAAACAGGAGCATGCTTGACGTATCCTTATACGAAATCGGCTCTGTCTTCCATACAGAAGAAGAGAAAGTGACGAAGCAACCTAATGAAAAAACAATGGTCGCTGGTGCATTTATGGGCGCGTGGCATATGCATAACTGGCAAGGTGAAAAGAAGGCAATCGACTTTTTCGTTGTCAAAGGTATCGTAGAAGGACTACTTGCTGAATTAAACGTTAATGGTAATGTTCAGTATGTTCAAAGTGAACGTCAAGGGTTTCACCCAGGACGCACAGCTGAAGTACGAATTGGTGACGAAATAGTTGGTATGGTTGGTCAAATTCATCCAACGACAGCGAAAGAATGGTCTCTACCAGAAACATATGTATTTGAACTTAACTTACAAAAGATTGTAGACCATGAATTGAAAGCACTACGTTATACGCCAATTCCACGTTATCCAGCCATGGATCGTGACATCGCATTAGTCGTGGACGAAACGGTGGTCGCAGCAGATGTAGAACGTGAAATTATTGAATTAGGTGGCGACTTACTTACTGCTGTATCGCTCTTTGATGTATATCAAGGTGAACATTTAGAGTCTGGTAAAAAGTCATTGGCATTCTCACTCCGTTATCAAGATCCAGAAAAAACGTTAACGGAAGAAGATGTTACTACCGTTCACGAAAAAGTATTGGCCGGCTTAGAAGAACGTCTTGGCGCAACATTAAGATCATAA